From Pieris rapae chromosome 3, ilPieRapa1.1, whole genome shotgun sequence, a single genomic window includes:
- the LOC110997056 gene encoding ceramide synthase 5 translates to MLQSLINTFWSEYVWLPPNTTWSDIAPGPEKLVIYTDHRHVFFPIPLALVFISLRYVLDRILYAPFGKYLGIKDIRPRRAPENPKLEAAYRSGPRNHKQLCALAKQLDMTERQVERWWRLRRSQDKPSTLTKFCENAWKVTFYVFNFSFGVYILWDKEWLWDIDQCYIGYPHQGLTDDIWWYYMISSAFYWSLTISQFWDVRRKDFWQMFVHHLATIALLSFSWVCNLHRIGTLVLLLHDCADIFVEGVKASKYAGYQKLCDALFLALIVAWISTRVVIFPFYIIWSTLVRAPQLVPMFPAYYIFNSLLCLLLVLHVVWTTLILQIAYNAMKAGQMDGDVRSSTEVSDSPNHSNHSNNGSPTRRNKKNT, encoded by the exons atgttacagtcattaataaatacgttttGGAGTGAATATGTTTGGTTACCGCCTAACACAACATGGTCTGACATTGCGCCCGGGCCGGAAAAGCTTGTAATATATACGGATCATCGGCATGTCTTCTTTCCTATACCGTTAGCACTCGTTTTTATAAGTCTCCGTTATGTGTTAGATAG GATATTATATGCTCCATTTGGTAAATACCTTGGTATCAAAGACATAAGACCAAGAAGAGCACCTGAAAATCCTAAACTAGAGGCAGCTTATAGGTCAGGACCTCGGAACCACAAACAA ctATGTGCGTTAGCGAAGCAGCTAGATATGACAGAGCGTCAAGTGGAGAGATGGTGGCGTCTGCGCAGGAGCCAGGATAAACCCTCGACCCTAACTAAATTCTGTGAAAACGCCTGGAAGGTCACCTTCTATGTCTTCAACTTTAGCTTCGGAGTTTATATCCTATGGGATAAGGAGTGGCTGTGGGATATTGATCAGTGCTATATTGGATATCCACATCAG GGTCTGACAGATGACATCTGGTGGTACTACATGATATCGTCGGCATTCTACTGGTCGCTGACGATCTCCCAGTTCTGGGACGTGCGTCGGAAAGACTTCTGGCAGATGTTCGTACATCACTTGGCAACCATCGCTCTACTCTCCTTCTCCTGGGTCTGCAATCTTCATCGTATTGGCACGCTGGTCCTGCTATTGCACGACTGTGCTGATATATTTGTTGAG GGGGTCAAAGCATCGAAATATGCTGGTTACCAGAAGCTGTGTGATGCCCTGTTCCTGGCATTGATTGTCGCTTGGATCTCAACTAGAGTTGTAATTTTCCCCTTCTACATTATATGGAG taCGCTGGTACGAGCGCCACAATTAGTACCAATGTTCCCGGCGTACTATATATTCAACTCCCTGCTTTGTCTGCTTCTCGTTCTGCACGTCGTATGGACCACTCTTATCCTACAGATCGCGTATAACGCAATGAAGGCTGGACAG ATGGACGGCGACGTGCGAAGTTCGACGGAAGTGAGTGACAGTCCTAACCACTCGAATCATTCTAACAATGGGTCGCCTACTAGGAGAAAcaaaaa gAACACATAA